The window GACTAGCCATCCATGCTGGAGAGCTGTATGCTCCCACCTCCACCCAGGGCTCTCAGGTGTTCCCGTCCCTGCAGTCAGCTCTGCCTGCCCAGCTTGGGCGCCCAGGCCACTCTGAGAGGAACTGCTCCCCCAGCTATGGCCTTGACCTCTCCAAGAAAAGCCCCAACTCCCAGTCTCAGCACACACCCTCTCAGTCCCATCTGGCCAACAATCACAATGATGAGGAGCGAGACGGGACTCTGAGTGGACGCAACAGTCCCATGCAGGGGGCGAATGGAAGGGCCTTCCCCTCAGACAAAATGGAGACAAATGACCAGGCAAgctccctcactcctccacctTTCCCCCATCTCAACCAGCCCCTTGGCCCACACCTCCCCCACCTTCATCGCTCGGGCTCCCAGGGCAGAGATCGCTACCCGTGCCCCCCCAGCCCTGACACCCCCACGGAAGGTGGAGAGGCAGGCAGAGATATGGGCAACATCTACCGTTGGGTGAAACATGAGCCACTGTCATAcacagctgaagatgaagatgaagatgaggatgaggaggaagggGGTGAAAATGGTGAGCAGCATCATAACCACAAGGCCGGGGAGGAAAGTGAAGGAGCAGACGATAAGAGCGGGTCAGGCACAGAGGAGACGGGCAGCAGCGAGGGACGCCCGTCCCCTTCTGGACCAATGGGGAGGTTCCATATGCCATATGAGCCAGAGAGCTTCGGGGACAATCTGTATGTCTGCATTCCCTGTGACAAAGGCTTCCCGAGCTCAGAGCAGCTCAATGCACatgtggagacacacacagaagaagagCTGTACGGCAACTCTGGTGGGGAGATGGGAAACAGCAATAACAGCAGCACCAAAAACCTGAGCAGTACTACAAATGGTTATGGGAGCctgaacagcagcaacagtttgAACAGTCTGTCCCACCTGGAGACCAAGTCCAGCCAGGGGCTGGGTTCAGGTGGCATTGCGGAAATGATCCGACCCTACCGCTGTTCCTCCTGCGAGAAGTCCTACAAAGATCCAGCCACCTTGCGACAGCATGAAAAGACCCACTGGCTGACCCGACCTTACCCCTGCAGCATCTGTGGCAAGAAGTTCACACAGCGGGGCACCATGACGCGCCACATGCGTAGCCACCTGGGCCTCAAACCTTTTGCCTGCGACTCCTGTGGCATGCGCTTCACCCGTCAGTATCGCCTCACTGAGCACATGCGCATCCACTCGGGAGAAAAGCCCTATGAATGTCAGGTGTGTGGAGGAAAGTTCG is drawn from Epinephelus fuscoguttatus linkage group LG5, E.fuscoguttatus.final_Chr_v1 and contains these coding sequences:
- the hic1 gene encoding hypermethylated in cancer 1 protein isoform X1; this translates as MRECRKGEQTYGQSTRHESEISVVAGGGLKTMLGAMEVPSHARDLLLQLNSQRTKGFLCDVIIVVQNALFRAHKNILAASSLYLKSLVVHDNLINLDHEMVSPGVFRVILDYIYTGRLSEGDPTSPTEPNLGAVLAAASYLQLLDLVALCKKKLKRNGKYPPRPGPAFLPYPKMGPNSMGLGSGGRYRISTPVIQSCPPGGILNSHAPRASPLDELVPHRLAIHAGELYAPTSTQGSQVFPSLQSALPAQLGRPGHSERNCSPSYGLDLSKKSPNSQSQHTPSQSHLANNHNDEERDGTLSGRNSPMQGANGRAFPSDKMETNDQASSLTPPPFPHLNQPLGPHLPHLHRSGSQGRDRYPCPPSPDTPTEGGEAGRDMGNIYRWVKHEPLSYTAEDEDEDEDEEEGGENGEQHHNHKAGEESEGADDKSGSGTEETGSSEGRPSPSGPMGRFHMPYEPESFGDNLYVCIPCDKGFPSSEQLNAHVETHTEEELYGNSGGEMGNSNNSSTKNLSSTTNGYGSLNSSNSLNSLSHLETKSSQGLGSGGIAEMIRPYRCSSCEKSYKDPATLRQHEKTHWLTRPYPCSICGKKFTQRGTMTRHMRSHLGLKPFACDSCGMRFTRQYRLTEHMRIHSGEKPYECQVCGGKFAQQRNLISHMKMHSSGGTAGGLTTDGKLKLDFAEGIYPLSKYAAEHLGLKQEKANELLIQAQQQLVADAKVMESLYPLSKLASEHLGLSHDKMDVLGQALPPPQQTLSEGRTIDRYSPS
- the hic1 gene encoding hypermethylated in cancer 1 protein isoform X3, coding for MQISVVAGGGLKTMLGAMEVPSHARDLLLQLNSQRTKGFLCDVIIVVQNALFRAHKNILAASSLYLKSLVVHDNLINLDHEMVSPGVFRVILDYIYTGRLSEGDPTSPTEPNLGAVLAAASYLQLLDLVALCKKKLKRNGKYPPRPGPAFLPYPKMGPNSMGLGSGGRYRISTPVIQSCPPGGILNSHAPRASPLDELVPHRLAIHAGELYAPTSTQGSQVFPSLQSALPAQLGRPGHSERNCSPSYGLDLSKKSPNSQSQHTPSQSHLANNHNDEERDGTLSGRNSPMQGANGRAFPSDKMETNDQASSLTPPPFPHLNQPLGPHLPHLHRSGSQGRDRYPCPPSPDTPTEGGEAGRDMGNIYRWVKHEPLSYTAEDEDEDEDEEEGGENGEQHHNHKAGEESEGADDKSGSGTEETGSSEGRPSPSGPMGRFHMPYEPESFGDNLYVCIPCDKGFPSSEQLNAHVETHTEEELYGNSGGEMGNSNNSSTKNLSSTTNGYGSLNSSNSLNSLSHLETKSSQGLGSGGIAEMIRPYRCSSCEKSYKDPATLRQHEKTHWLTRPYPCSICGKKFTQRGTMTRHMRSHLGLKPFACDSCGMRFTRQYRLTEHMRIHSGEKPYECQVCGGKFAQQRNLISHMKMHSSGGTAGGLTTDGKLKLDFAEGIYPLSKYAAEHLGLKQEKANELLIQAQQQLVADAKVMESLYPLSKLASEHLGLSHDKMDVLGQALPPPQQTLSEGRTIDRYSPS
- the hic1 gene encoding hypermethylated in cancer 1 protein isoform X2, whose protein sequence is MIIKGDLDRMAEDIGHAGGGLKTMLGAMEVPSHARDLLLQLNSQRTKGFLCDVIIVVQNALFRAHKNILAASSLYLKSLVVHDNLINLDHEMVSPGVFRVILDYIYTGRLSEGDPTSPTEPNLGAVLAAASYLQLLDLVALCKKKLKRNGKYPPRPGPAFLPYPKMGPNSMGLGSGGRYRISTPVIQSCPPGGILNSHAPRASPLDELVPHRLAIHAGELYAPTSTQGSQVFPSLQSALPAQLGRPGHSERNCSPSYGLDLSKKSPNSQSQHTPSQSHLANNHNDEERDGTLSGRNSPMQGANGRAFPSDKMETNDQASSLTPPPFPHLNQPLGPHLPHLHRSGSQGRDRYPCPPSPDTPTEGGEAGRDMGNIYRWVKHEPLSYTAEDEDEDEDEEEGGENGEQHHNHKAGEESEGADDKSGSGTEETGSSEGRPSPSGPMGRFHMPYEPESFGDNLYVCIPCDKGFPSSEQLNAHVETHTEEELYGNSGGEMGNSNNSSTKNLSSTTNGYGSLNSSNSLNSLSHLETKSSQGLGSGGIAEMIRPYRCSSCEKSYKDPATLRQHEKTHWLTRPYPCSICGKKFTQRGTMTRHMRSHLGLKPFACDSCGMRFTRQYRLTEHMRIHSGEKPYECQVCGGKFAQQRNLISHMKMHSSGGTAGGLTTDGKLKLDFAEGIYPLSKYAAEHLGLKQEKANELLIQAQQQLVADAKVMESLYPLSKLASEHLGLSHDKMDVLGQALPPPQQTLSEGRTIDRYSPS
- the hic1 gene encoding hypermethylated in cancer 1 protein isoform X4 yields the protein MLGAMEVPSHARDLLLQLNSQRTKGFLCDVIIVVQNALFRAHKNILAASSLYLKSLVVHDNLINLDHEMVSPGVFRVILDYIYTGRLSEGDPTSPTEPNLGAVLAAASYLQLLDLVALCKKKLKRNGKYPPRPGPAFLPYPKMGPNSMGLGSGGRYRISTPVIQSCPPGGILNSHAPRASPLDELVPHRLAIHAGELYAPTSTQGSQVFPSLQSALPAQLGRPGHSERNCSPSYGLDLSKKSPNSQSQHTPSQSHLANNHNDEERDGTLSGRNSPMQGANGRAFPSDKMETNDQASSLTPPPFPHLNQPLGPHLPHLHRSGSQGRDRYPCPPSPDTPTEGGEAGRDMGNIYRWVKHEPLSYTAEDEDEDEDEEEGGENGEQHHNHKAGEESEGADDKSGSGTEETGSSEGRPSPSGPMGRFHMPYEPESFGDNLYVCIPCDKGFPSSEQLNAHVETHTEEELYGNSGGEMGNSNNSSTKNLSSTTNGYGSLNSSNSLNSLSHLETKSSQGLGSGGIAEMIRPYRCSSCEKSYKDPATLRQHEKTHWLTRPYPCSICGKKFTQRGTMTRHMRSHLGLKPFACDSCGMRFTRQYRLTEHMRIHSGEKPYECQVCGGKFAQQRNLISHMKMHSSGGTAGGLTTDGKLKLDFAEGIYPLSKYAAEHLGLKQEKANELLIQAQQQLVADAKVMESLYPLSKLASEHLGLSHDKMDVLGQALPPPQQTLSEGRTIDRYSPS